A portion of the Tachypleus tridentatus isolate NWPU-2018 unplaced genomic scaffold, ASM421037v1 Hic_cluster_1, whole genome shotgun sequence genome contains these proteins:
- the LOC143241631 gene encoding uncharacterized protein LOC143241631 has protein sequence MWIEGELLYTMRESTANPYSYATTFFVAYDQKSKHLAHFYNKWEEGTSSKPVPVKSNFIDVYGFNDNVLYTINQDYGNCSMKRTNTYVPKVYMPRGKELILSSPDFLGSNEGFHYFGESEERNIPVSVFEKKVEGFLLGPGMKSAFAVITRYYTNDEVWYDSNTREQQVPIRITVRVYSKGNVAQLSEVLTFNVAYFSTELTSAEKLFDVSSCFLDKSMSRWFQINFPVEAYNIFVSMGYTGEIKDTFLKTVRTLTGISSLRIPKVLIDFDKDQMYVSALLLERPPYFYDFNVNENKRFKSPTSSLGLTTPQDCAKSCLESIEICWGFSYCGVTCYLTSKTYSDNDLIEDKDCNVYKRVINPENTTPTSDMVISQLYNLVSTGNLFFSVKPSDNDMITYKALELFNDLASGINGLVYRPSDDLDSKFTVFKYTSKFDKSEEQNTKDVGRVFFDDCKRACVNLEMCESLSFCGLTGECLLSTKHGNEIPDDHIKKDSQCIILTRNYVVSYERLPGITSGSKPKKSLAIKDLNNCAKACSTEKDFDCKSFDHCPQSTESDLTCLLHETHFLDAKDTFVGDKASVCGHYTRDYIFDFKKTDGKKENGAKIVELQNVTAKACAKQCVDNADFNCQGFDFCQGTPLGQSSCFLIGKGNSNLKLIDAPVCAHYDYLGGNSVGTGDKKKRYSSGLAAGLSFFFIALGAVVGVVAFYMYSSRRVKN, from the exons ATGTGGATTGAAGGAGAGTTGCTCTACACTATGAGAGAATCCACTGCAAACCCTTACAGCTACGCTACGACgtttttt GTGGCGTACGATCAGAAGTCTAAGCACTTAGCTCACTTCTACAATAAATGGGAAGAGGGCACTTCTTCTAAGCCAGTCCCTGTAAAATCAAATTTTATCGACGTATATGGCTTCAACGACA ATGTGTTATATACAATCAACCAAGACTACGGCAACTGTTCTATGAAAAGAACAAACACGTATGTTCCAAAGGTGTACATGCCTCGTGGGAAAGAACTTATTCTAAGTAGTCCAGACTTTCTTGGCAGCAACGAAGGATTTCATTACTTTGGAGAg AGTGAAGAACGCAACATTCCTGTGTCAGTGTTTGAAAAGAAGGTAGAAGGCTTCTTACTAGGGCCTGGAATGAAGTCTGCTTTTGCTGTGATCACACGTTATTACACCAAC GATGAAGTTTGGTACGACAGTAACACCAGAGAACAGCAAGTGCCAATTCGAATCACTGTTCGGGTTTACAGCAAGGGGAATGTTGCACAG ttgtCTGAAGTACTGACGTTCAATGTTGCTTACTTTTCCACCGAGTTGACCAGCGCAGAGAAACTGTTTGACGTTTCAAGCTGTTTTTTGGACAAGTCCATGTCCAGATGGTTCCAGATTAATTTCCCAG TGGAAGCCTACAACATCTTCGTGTCAATGGGATACACAGGAGAGATTAAAGACACTTTTCTGAAGACAGTGAGAACTCTTACTGGGATATCCTCCTTACGAATCCCAAAAGTTCTG ATTGATTTCGATAAAGACCAGATGTACGTCTCAGCACTGTTGTTGGAGAGACCTCCTTACTTTT ATGACTTCAACGTGAATGAAAATAAACGTTTCAAATCTCCCACTTCGTCACTAGGACTGACCACCCCTCAGGATTGTGCTAAGAGCTGTCTAGAAAGCATTGAAATTTGCTG GGGATTCTCCTACTGTGGAGTCACCTGTTACCTAACTTCTAAAACATATTCCGACAACGACTTGATTGAAGACAAAgactgtaatgtttataaaa GAGTGATAAATCCAGAAAACACGACTCCAACATCGGATATGGTGATATCTCAACTGTACAATTTAGTATCTACTGGAAATTTATTCTTCTCCGTTAAACCCTCTGACAACGATATG ATTACATACAAAGCCCTTGAGTTATTCAATGATTTAGCCTCGGGAATAAACGGTTTGGTGTATCGACCTTCAG ATGACCTAGACAGTAAATTCACGGTGTTCAAGTACACTAGTAAGTTTGACAAGAGCGAAGAACAAAACACGAAAGATGTGGGTAGAGTGTTTTTCGACGACTGCAAGAGAGCATGTGTTAATTTAGAAATGTGTGAGTCGTTATCTTTCTGTGGGTTAACGGGCGAATGTTTACTGAGCACCAAACATGGTAACGAAATTCCAGATGACCACATCAAGAAAGATAGCCAGTGTATCATTCTAACCC GAAACTATGTCGTTTCTTATGAGAGGCTACCCGGCATAACCTCTGGGTCTAAACCCAAGAAATCACTGGCCATTAAAGACCTGAACAACTGTGCTAAAGCATGCAGTACAGAAAAAGACTTCGATTGCAAGTCATTTGATCACTGTCCGCAGTCGACAGAGAGCGACCTCACGTGTTTACTACATGAAACTCATTTCTTGGATGCGAAGGATACTTTTGTCGGTGATAAGGCCAGTGTGTGTGGTCATTATACAC GAgattatatatttgattttaaaaaaactgatgggaaaaaagaaaatggcgccaaaatagttgaattacagaATGTCACCGCCAAAGCCTGCGCAAAACAATGCGTTGACAATGCAGACTTCAACTGCCAGGGCTTTGACTTTTGCCAAGGAACACCCCTGGGTCAAAGTTCATGCTTCCTGATAGGAAAAGGGAACAGCAATCTGAAACTCATCGACGCACCTGTCTGCGCTCACTACGATTATCTGGGAGGAAATA GTGTTGGAACAGGTGACAAGAAAAAACGTTATTCGTCTG gCCTTGCAGCAGGTTTGTCCTTTTTCTTCATTGCTTTAGGAGCAGTTGTAGGAGTAGTTGCTTTCTATATGTATTCATCCAGGAGAGTTAAGAACTGA